CTGATGTGTAGTTTACTTACAATTGCTCTCTTTTAACTTCTATTCTGTAGTTTCTGGATGGCTGGGTTATCTTCGCAGAGTATGCAAGACCAAGAAATCCTTCTCCACCAACTCAAAATGGTCCTTCAAATGGTTTCAGCAGCACTAATTTtcgatgatgaagaagatgatgaatcCCGGATTGAACTATAGCATCCATTTGGTTGACAAGGAGACAACCGGATTGTTTTGTATTCGAGATGAAAAAGAACTGAATTTGGTACTTTTGGTCTAATTGAAGTCCTTTAAAACGTCAATTAATTGAAGATATCGATTCTTAGTTTCCTCCTTTACCATAATTCTCGGCTGGATACTTTTTTTTTCGGAAGCAATAGTCACCTATACTTCAAATCGTGTCTTAGTGCGGTCATCTTGGCTATCCTTCACCGTCATTGAAGCTTGTTAGAGCTGTTCTTTCTACTAAAGATAGCTCTTCTCTATATTACCTTGATGTCCTTGACTTGCGCATCGGAATTACGGAGCGTCGGTGATGAGTATTTTTATGGTATTCATACCCATTTCAGTCATTCTGAAGTTGCAACTGAAGGTATTTGCTATTAGTAGGTCGAAACTCGAAATACAGGCAATTTGAATTTCATCTCCATATGTTCTTTGTTAGGCTTTGCAAAGGGGATGGCAGAACTGTTCCATTAGGAGAAGCGATTGATTTAATGATTTTACGAGATTCGGGCAGGAGAacaaattgcaattttttttttgggtacaatTTACAAATTTCACAACTCTTACAAATTTTTATCATAAGAGATGTAAACGTTCTCCTCATAGGGATATTACAGTTGTGTATTATTTTCTTACAGATGCAAACCGATCTCTTTAAAGATCAAAATTATGTTATCTTGTGAAGCTGCATAAGAAAATTTACTTTACCtacaaaaatcagagaaaaataATTCCATAAACAATGAGTTGCAAATTATTAATGCTTAGAAAGGGGAAAATATAAAGTGGGCCTTCACCACAAACATTCTCTTACTGGGCCTAAAAGGGTGTTCTTGAAGTTCATTTATGGCCCATTAGAAGATTTTTTGGATATTAATTTTTAATCCACAGActgttaaaaatatatatatatatattccaaaGACTGCTGCATCTGCCAGCCGGCGTCGTAATGACTATAAAACTCATCATTTCCCCAAACCTCATGGGCCGTGCTAAAACCCTGTCTAGTGACTGTATCAGGGTATTAGCAGAGCTTAAACCCCCCAAAAATCGAGATGGCGTTGAGAGCGGCGGCGAAGACAGCTGCGACGGCGGCCACGGCTGCGTCGCCGAGGGGTCTGAGGTCCCTTTTATTTTCCACATCAACCTTTCCATTCAATCTACCGCAGTCTCAAACGGAGAAACCTCCTCCTGCTGAGCCCTCCACCAATCTCTTCGTCTCCGGCAAGATTCCCTCTTCAATTTCTGTTGAATATGagtctttttttcttcttccatttcTCTCCTTACTATATCATTGTCTGATTTATCGTTCTGCACCCGTTAATGGGTTTAGTTTTACTTGCTAAGAAATTATTGAAACCAGGGTAATTTAAGAACAGCTGATTGTTGGATTAAGGGGCTGTTGGATTTGAAAGATTGGAACCTTTTTGTTGTTGCTATTTGCCTAATTCATTCGTtgattttcaacttttttttggGGCCTAGCCTGCTTATGTTGTAGTAATTTGTTCTTTTCTGTGATGCAACAAGGAATTTAAGGTGTCCAAATGAATATTTTCGGTTGAAGCTGATAAGTTGGTTAGAAACTAGGCCCTTGAAAAATTGAATTTAGTCTTGGTTAAACTTCCATGAGAAATAATTTGGTGCAGCCTAGCTAGTGTTTGTAGTTGGCTTATAGTCTACTGTCTGAATTGGCAGACAATTTGCCTGACAAATTTCGATAGCATTTCCAGTGAATTTTGTTCCAAAGCTCCCATCTTTTGTTCTTGTGTTGTCTGAAGCTTTTATTCTGACAATATTGATAAGTTTATGATCTGTGCAAACTTGGACTGAATATGCAATTGTCTCCTTTTATAGCCAcatctggtttttggcagttGTGTTTCGTATTTTaaaacttctttttcttttgtgccTTGTCCCTCAAATTCTGGTTAAATGTATCAACTCCTGCCTCTTTTTTGAGCCTTGACCCTCAAACTGTCCATTGAGCAAAGTCTGACTTTTTTCAATGTGTTTTTAAGATTCTAAGGTGCTTTTATAACTGGATGTagtttttcttctccttttcctGTCTGCATGTATTGTATTGTCGAGTCCTTCTGCCTTTCCCAGAATAAGATTTTCCCTCTTTTAGTTTGGAAGAGAGGGTGGAGGCTCGTCaaatttgttattattgtgTGGTACAGATGCATGATGCTTCTGgactgccttttttttttctcattttagttttaatgatttgatgaattatgTTGCTCATCTTTGCGtgtgtttgtgtttgtgtgtcTTTCTACGCCTCAGTAAAGGTATGATTTATTGTTTCTTTAATGCTCTCAGGTCTCAGCAAACGTACAACCACTGAAGGTCTCAGAACCGCCTTTGAGAAGTTTGGTCAAGTGGTTGATGGTATGTTTTCTTTTCACGCTAGTGGAGAACTGGGGTTTAGAATATCCCACATGGAAGATTAACATGCATTTACTTGCCTTTTTCAGCAAAAGTGGTAACTGATCGTGCATCTGGTTTTTCAAAGGGATTTGGTTTTGTTAGATATGGATCCTTAGAAGATGCTGCTGCCGGTATAGAGGGCATGGATGGCAAGGTTAGTTTGGATTATCTGGGATTGGTttttgtttttaagaaaaagcaACACCATGTTTGGTGCCCCATAATTCAACAATATATTCTGGCTCCCTTTACATTGACCGATGGATAAGTTCAGGGATTAAATATTCCACAAGCGGGCTTTTGGTCACTGAAACTTTGGCCTACTTACTTTTGAGCCtattcatttgtttgttttttgtCGTTCAACTTGAGCTCCTGGCGCAGTGATTGCATGCCTACATTGGTTACTGCAAAGGTGTAATTGATAAAGCAAAGCCAAAAATATAATCACATTCTGCATTCTTGATCCAAACTAGCAGATGTTCTTTGGCCAACTTTTAGCTATCCATTTGACAGAGCTTGCTGATTctagataaggattttgaaggATAAAGTTTTTCTTGTACATGtttgtctcattttttttcttttgtaatatCTACTTTTTGTAGTTTTTGGATGGCTGGGTTATCTTCGCTGAATATGCAAGACCAAGAAATACTCTGCCGCCACCTCAAAATTCGTTCCCCCGTGGTGTCAATAACACACGTTTCCAGAGTTGAAGAATCCGTTAATTCAAACATAGCACTGTTCTGGATTGATACAGAGGGAATGTTGATCTTATGCCGTGTCGAAGAGATATAGTCTCCATTCGGTTTAATTAAAACTGCCGATCAAGTAAAGTTACGTACTTTGACTGGTCATATATATTGACTATTGAATTGGACGACTGGATGAGGTCATTTTTTGCTTAAGCTTGTAACAATGTAGCTTAGGAGAATACAATTTGCATTGCATATTGGTTTATACTGCTACTTGGCATCACTACTCACAGGCTTTTGGAGTTGCATTTTTACCTTTTTGCTATTTGGCTGATGAGCTTGGTACTTATTTATGGCCTAATCTAGTTAAATTCTAGAAAGCTTGTCTTTTATAGGGAAAGGGGGTAAATCAGAAGTGTTTGTCTTTTATAGGGAAAGGGGGTAAATCAGAAGTGTTCTTATACATTAAGCTTCATTTGGTTAGACATGCACTCTGCCaaaaagttattttgttatCTTATGTGGAATATTGGTGTGAATTATCTCTAAGCATAGATGACCGCAAAGAATCAACATCTGTAAAGATGCGTGACGTTGGAGTATCACTTCATGTTCTAAGTGGTTGATGGGTTAAATTTGATGCTGGATTTTTGGTTTCAATTGTGGAGGGCACTAACAGTCTCCCGTTTTGGGCCGTTACATGGGTGTCTGATTGCTTGCAACTTTATAGGCGACCCAGcacgctaatgcttcttgggcCAATAGCTCTGCATAATCTGTTTCACCTCTGTTGGAAATCGTGTGATGCAGAGATCAATTTTTTCCCCCTCCGCAAACAGATATTAAGTTTACCGATAACTATATGTTTGTTGATATCTAGATTTGTCCGAATTGGAACATTTCTTGTCACAattaaaatctaatttttcatAATTGACACGGTTTAAAGTGCATGCTAGCTGCGAAAGAGATGCTAGTACTCGGGACCATAGaatttccttgtttcttatGATATGTTTTTGTCCCTGttacaatttccagatttaagtGCGGGGTGAAGTTTGTTGGAAAGGTAGTTTATCTCAGTTTATACTCGTGATAAACTGATTTGCTAATTTTGCCTGGACAATCATTTTCTTATACCTCCAACGGGAGAGATCAATGCCAACGGATGTTGATGCAAGTGAAAAGGGTTTAATGATGAGGTATCATGTTCGAAATccataaaaatgaaaagaacaaCGTTGAAAAATCTTTTTTCTGTAAAGGGATAGATCCGACTTGGATAGGATTAGTCGCAAATAGGACACCTGTGGCTTatacctccaaaaaaaaaaaaaaaaaaaaaaaggagaaaggatCGATTTGTTTTCCCTGTCCCCTTCAAGGTGGCTGTGGAGAATTGGCTTTGCAACTCCTCCAATGTAGTTTTTGCACCAGTAAATATCGTCCATCAGTAGCTGAACGAGCTTATTATATGTTGGGAGGTATTTTTGGCTTCTTAGAAACGTCTGTAGGTCCACCACCTTAAAATTGTGGCCTAACTGCCGCAGTTTCAGTTCAGTTCATTCTTTttgtgtggtgtgaacgtgtctTATGCTTCTTTCGCATGTTGATTCTACGAGTATGCAATTCACAGGATTGCATAGTTTGTTTGGATCTAAAGGAAATGGTTTGGGAGTATTCTTGGGGCAGGCACGACATTGGATTCCAAATTTGTCCGGCATCTGAAAATAGTAGACCAGTTGGCAGATGATGGACCACTACTGTTTCAGTGGGCGATTAAGAAATGGCATTGGAATTCTTTGCCCTGTTGCAGAAGCAAATTGGAAGACCATTCAAAGCCCTGAAAGTTACTAAGCTGGGCGATATTTTCTAAATAAGTGCATGCATTATTATTTTCCAGGACAGGAACCGGACATGCAATATTGTCAGGTGTTGAAGTGTTGTGGAGGTGGCGCAATGGCAGCAATTAATATTTTGCTAGGCTCTGATAGATAGCTTTCCCACAACTGTCCTTTGACATTAAGTCCACAATCTGACTTGATTCATCAGCATAAGATCGACATATGTACTGTCGAATGGATGGTCACTTCTTTAGCTATAAAAATGAAGGTTCTTTCTGCGAGAAATGAAATGAGGAACACAAGGAAACTTATTAATTTGTCGACTGGTCAGCCCTGGCTTTTTGGTGTTTTTATTAAATATGTTCCGTGTGGAGCTAAAGAAAAGTTTTATTACGCCTGGTGGCTAGTTCTAGCGGACGGCTGTACGGTTGTGGTCGCTAAAAGTAGGTGGGGTTTGTCCTTTGTCCTTTGTCCTTCCCTTCCCTGAGGATGAGGCAGTTAAACTTGAATATTGCTATTTGCCTGCGCATCCAACGAACcccagaaaataaataaattgattaGATTTCACAACTAATACACGTATACTCCTCCTCTGATTTTTGTGGGGTGGATTGGTCGTTCTCGCAATTAAATTTTCGATACCgacttgtttctttctttgaggGATGGGTAGTGAGTGACCCAATTGAGAATGCTGAGGTGGAAGTCAGCCCAAAGAAATGGAAGCGTTTACTTTTTCCCACATTTTCTTACGAAAGTAAGATTTTTTTCGGCAAATAAACCTAATTCCCGCAGTaacttcaaaagccggcaacttttgaaatCCTGCGAGGGATTTATCTACCCAAACAACGCACTCCCCCAATCCGATATGGGATAGAAAATCCCACAGAGTGCCCTGCTCCTAAGGGATAACTACCCCCCAAGCCCACTGAgctgattttctttttcctaaatTCTCTTACGAAAGTAagattttttttgacaaataaatCTAATCCTCacaataattttaaaagtcGGCAACTTTTGAAGTCCTGCGAGGGATTTATCTACCCAAACAACCCACCCCCAATCCGACGTGGGATAGAAAACCCCGCGGGGGAAATGGAAGCGTTTACTCGGAGTACTAATTTCTTCAGGCGATGACAACTGACAAGACAGCCCAACGAACTTCGATTCAATTAATACCGGGATCTATCTGCGACCAACTGATTCCTATACTCGTTCTTCATTGATCTATCATATTACTAGTACTTAAAAAAGCTAATTTACTTCTGATTTTTCACCTCCAgcctataaataaataaataaataaaagtgaaTAGCTAGCAAACACCTTAGCCATGGATGGACAAATGAATGGGACCTCCAACAGTAAAGGAAGGACATAATcgtaaaacaaaaaatcaatgAAGTGAAGTGAAGTGGCCAAATGTTAACAAAATCCAAGTACGTGGATTGAGGATGGAGACGCAGCCAGGAAGGACAAAGCAATTGATGTTCGTAATTGCCATTAAGCCACAACCACCCCTTTATGCCCCTCCCCATATCTCAtatctccttcttcttcttcttataaAACCTCCCACTTGTACATGTCATTATACGCACCcaacacacacatacatacacacacacacccaacacacaaaagggggaaaaaaatggaTAGAAACCAATGTCCATATGAATCTTTGTGACGACAATCACAAAGCCCCCAGTGGCATACTTTTAACACACACGGTCGCACACTAAcactatttcttttttaatactgatattttttttcctttatattAGGACCTTCAAATTCAATTCCTGTTAGTAGCGGCAGTGGGAATAGTAGAgtatatttttcttgatttacgtgtttgtgtgtgtgtgtgtgtgtgtgtgtgtgaagttATGAGGTTCCTACGGGAATTCATGGCATGTTGTGGTTCATGCTCTTCAACATCGACGGTCAAGGAAGAAGCAAGGTTGTTGGTGGCTTCGGCGCCACCGCCTGGCTCCGAAACATGCGGGATCAGAGGGCGGAAGCGAGGCAGGGCGACGGGGACGGGAAGGTCTGGTCGTAATTCCTCTTCCGGCGGGGAATGGCGGCCATCCTTGTCTTCGATTTGTGAAGACAACGTTTTACATGAGAGGAACAAAATTGATCATCATCGTCATCATCATGATCATCAAGAGGTGCCTATCACCGTCGtccaatcatcatcatcatcatcaccatcATCTGAGCGGAGTCTTAAAAGGAAGATTACGTCAGCGGCTAGACCTCGTTCCCATTGTCCTCGAGAAGATGTCAGGTGCTTTTTGATACCTCGTACTTTTGGCATCGGATTCTAATTTCCTTAACCtttttctgggttttttttttttttttttaaaattaaccCCTGTTTCTGCTTTCCATAAGATCCTGGAATTATAAATTGTTTTGCATATCTTTTTGTACTTTGCTTCGTAGTACCACCATGCCCAAAAAGATTCCCGGCCGCGGTCAACTCTCTTCGAAATTGTCGTCCAATTCATAACGCTAGATGATATAAAACGTACTAGTACGTGATTGCTCTTATAATCGATACTTGCTAATTGAGGATTCTGTCGGATTCCCAGCAATATGACTGATTTAAGATGCCTTacttagaaaaagaaaagaagaagatgatggaAGAGCTTCCATATACGGACTACTGCTCTGTTTTCCCTTGATAAACACACTTTCGTGTGTGTTCTCTATaattttaatgctaaatatTAGGTAAAAAGGAGTTGGTACTGTTACCAATTTAATCCTAGACTACAGCTGTGTCTGTGTGGAAGATCATCTATACATCGATCGATCTAGCAGAAGAGAAGTCACAGGAAGCGCGGGATTcttcaacacacacacacacgcgtCACCCAAATGCACCATCATAATTTACACACACCCCTCccctttgtgtgtgtgtgtgtgtgtggggggggggggggggggtgggggggggggaagcAACAGAATTTGACcatatgatgatgatgatgatgattctcTATTTTGCGTCATAAAAATGCTAACCAGTTAGGCGGCCTAAATACAATCAACCACACTTCTGTCCTAAATAAATCCAACTAGAGCAGAGATAGATggcttttgttgttttatgtgaaaaaggaaaatggccTGCAGTTACAGAGGCCTGGAATGTGTTTGATACACGTGTCATTTTCACAAGCAATTTAGTAACTCAAGGAATTACAGTGTCAAAAAATTGAGGCCGGAACCGGACGTTTCATTgatgtttttttttcatttaacttttgttgttttggaagtttCAGGCGACCGGCAGTGCATGCAGTGATGCCAACGTTTTCACCAGCACCCTTCATGTTCTGAATGGACGACGGACTCCTCTTTCTTGTTTCTTCTCAATCTCCGTTCGGGGCTTCGTCGACTACGAAATTCGCGTGTAAATATATTCACTACGCAGAAACATCATGTCTGGATAAGAAGATATGTATATTTGTGTTGTATTAGTAATACTTTGAGATTAGTTTGACCTCAAAAATCAGTGGAATGAATAGGATATGGAAGGTTgttaaaaccttttttttttttcttttgaaggaAAGGAAGGGttgttaaaacttaaaagcctgtctcaaaaaaattaaaaatcgtTTTTGATGTTACGTTTTTTTGGGTTTAAGAATTTCCCATTTGAGGGAGTCTCCGTCTGTCCTTCGATCATTTATGTCAGCGTCTTGAGGTCCTCTcctccatccatccatccaaatGTGATCCAAGCAACCACCAGAGGTGATGCACTGATGATAGAGTCCGCTGCAGGGCAAACAAACAAAgccaagaaaaaaattttattatctagagtttctttttcttctttatgtATTGATACCATATTGAGTTTAGGTATTACTAATGGTTTTTATTTAAGGAATACTAATCACGATATTGACAGCAACACTTGAAAAAAAAGATCGAATTCAAGTTTACCTTCGCTAGCAACTCGTATTTTCAAAGGTAAAATTATTTAGTCAATTGGTAATATGTTACACAAGACAACTCACATCACTGGGGGGGCTAACTCGTATACAATCAATATCCTACCTACTAATCTTAACAAGGATTACTTAACTTAAAGAAAGGTTAACAATATCCTTCAAAAGTTTTCTAACATTCATAAGATTAAAAAGAGGGGTTTTGTTATGTATGTTTCAACGGTTTGAGAAAGAGAGTTACTGCAAATGGTAGATAAAAAATGCCTCTGTTCCAGTGCCTCAAGTTGTCCTTGCGAGGGACCTTTCACTTGGGAGCAGCTAAGGCCCTGATTCAGTGAAATTCCTTTATTAAAGTTTCTGCTGCTTTTTAATTTTAGCTAcataaacttttcttttctttttctaaatgaTAACGACAAGGATTGGACAAAACAGTTGTAAGTGGAAGTATGCAGTCCTCCTTCATTTTCACTTTTCTGACCCCTCACAAGAAAGCATTTTTTCTGATACGAGACCAAAGAGCGCATTAGACAaaaagccaaaaccaagatcttGCTCTCACTTCTTTAacattattatgattattgaGCTATTAACGTCTAATAACCAATCTCAAGAGCCAATTGCTTGTAAATCTTTTGTTCCGTGCACTGACTAGATGCACTGTGCTGAAAGCAATTGTTTTGGTCTTTTCAAATGAGTGACTGTTAAAAGACAGAGATACATAGAGGCCCACTAACAAAAACCTGTAATCAACAATGCCATCAATAGCTCTCCACCTCAAAACAGAGGGAAataacacccaaaaaaaaaaaaaaaacacacacacacacacacaaagggTTGGCAATACTTGATAGTATCATGTTGTAATAATTCCTTCGAGAGAGAACAATTTCAGTTCCCTGACTGCTCATTCACGAATTTTTAGTACCTTAAACAACCGTGCCTTCTCGTTCTCCATCTTCCATTCCAGTCATCGTATCGTACAATGGCTTGTTTAAGGTTTCTGGAAGCCCATATGCTAACACTCCTCCCAAAATCCCACATGCACCAAACACTGCGAAAGGCAAACCCCCACCCAAAACCACCACAAATGGTGACAATATAGCTCCCATTTGCGCTGCCTGAGTTGCACAACCAAGCGCTGCATTTCTGACCACTGTCGGGAACAGTTCAACGGTGTAGATAAATAACAAGTTGTATGTTCCAGCCATCCCAAATATCCCCAAAACCCCGCAAATCATTTGAACCACTTCCAATGTTCCAAACCACTTGAACAGGCACCCTATCACGCAAAATAAGCCGCTGAACCATTGTGTGCCAATGGCTAACGGCTTTCGCCCGAATCTATCCAACAGGATTGCTGTTAGGAAATAAGCAGGCAGCTCTGCCACCGCATTTAGGAGAACACCAAGGTAAAGATTGGTTCCCAGGTTGACTACATTTAGGCTCAGGCCGTAGTAGACCACAGAGCACGTAAAATTAATAGCCACCGCCAGAAATAAGCGGACTCTTGTGACTGGGAACCGAACAACGTCTACCACAGAACCTGTTACGGCTTCCTTCGATCCCGAATCAGTTTTACCATCACTCCGAACCTTACTTTCATGGTTGTAGACATCATCGTCGAGGGCAAGGATGACTCCATCAGGGAGGTGCTTTCCGTTTGATTTAGCTACGTTGGTCATTATTTTCATGGCTTTGCTCAACTTGCCTCTGATGAGGCACCATCTAGGGGATTCGGAGACAAAAGGGCATAGGATCGCCAGGAAAACAACCGAAGGTATGGATGAAGCTATATAGAGATTTCTCCACGATTGGAAAATGTAGGCTATACCGGAGAGAACGGCAATGCCGCCCGAGAAGAAATAGAAGGTTGACATTCCGGCGATGCCACGCTTTGTTGGGCCAATGGGTTCGGTGGAAAGGACGAAGGAGCAGAGGCCAGCGCCACCAGTGCTGAAGCCGGTAAGAACCCGCAACAGCACATAAGTCCGGTAGCCAGGAGAGAGTGCTGTTAGGCAACCGAAAATGCCATTTAAGATGCAAACAACAATTAGAGAGCCTTTTCTTCCTAATCTGGAGTCTGATAGATGGCCAAATACTCCAGCCCCTGCGATGATGTATTTGACGCAATGAAACGCTATTAGTAGTGTTCACATTTTCAATATTAAACACCAATTTGATATTATAGTTTGGACTGATAATTGGGTTCCGAAACTCAAATTAATTTCTCCTGTCATTTATCCATATACGTATTTCAGAAAGATTGCCAGAAAACAAGTTTTAGCCGAAAATTTGTCTCAAATTatttggatttaatgcatagctCAGGTTTcgttgtacttttttttttttttttggctgtatTCAGCAATAATAGATGGAGCAACCAAAATGAAAACAGATTGTATAGCGGCGGAACCAGATAAATTTGCGCAAAATGGATATCTCTAGGattatcaagttcaaattccacTTCCTAAAAATTATAAAGCAAGTGATTGATAGGTACCATCATTAGTAAGTCAAACATCAACCGAAGGTTCCATgctaaaaccagaaattcagaAAAAGAGTAGGCAGGCCGCAAAAGTTACGTAACCATCACAGCCTTTGGACTGGTGGCCATCACCAATACATTAAAACTTGATGGGATGAAAGGCAAGGTTTGCCACAATTAAATGTGACCTTACTTAAAAATTTCAGACGGATGTATAATGCACCCATCTGATCCGATGATGGTTCAGTCCCTTTCAAATTACTCAAGGATCTCTTCGGATCCTCCTCTCCCCTCCCCTGCCCGTAGTATAAGAAACTATcgtattgataaaaaaaaaaaaaaaaaaacagcaaaagttACGTATTTGCTCAAAAGAAAGtttattttcgttggaaaaagaaaaaaggagtaGAGGCGCCTGTAGAACTGTCTTACTGAGAGCCCCATGACGGTGATAGAGATCAAGGCACACTCATAAAGAGAATCTTCCAAAGTAATGAAAATATATAGCATTTCTTGTGAGTTTGAGATGAGAATCAGTCATTGCTTTTGGATAGTGGACCAAGACgcccaaaagaaaaaggaagccCCCCTTTATATTCATTCACCTCGGCCCACGCATGCTCAACAATCTTTTTCCAGCCAAAAGTGAAAGGTTATTAATTTGTAGAAGCCCTCGAAAGAAAGACGTCTTTTACTTTTTCTAAGTCGGTGGAGCTATTTCCGTGTGGATGGCACCCCAAGGAGTCAGAACATCATCATCATATGCACTCCCACCCAAGAAACAACCATGATGATATGTTCCCATGTTACAAAGAACAAACAGCTGAATCCCAGGCTCGTTTTTGGCTATAGTAGTCGGTGGGTAGGGTAtcaaaaggacaaaaaaaatttgagcGAGAAGTCTGACTAAAGCATTTGCCTTCTCTCGCTTGTCTTGTCATATTTATCACGATGCCTTGCCTTGTGGATTAAAAATACAAACACGAAACTACAAACTGGTTCGTCACTCTGATCTTGATTTTACTTAGGAAGATAGTGAGTAGTATTTGAACTCTACCGTTAGACGTTGTTTGGCTGGCAGAATAAGAGCCCAATTTAGAAGTATATTAATTGCAATCCTGCACTTATTAATTAGTCGTATTATTAAAATCCTAAAATTACTCGGGACGTTCTACGTATTTTTCATGTGGCCACTAGCAAATATGAGCCAGCCACACATCAATTTTGTCTCGGAGTAGTCTAATCGGATCATCGTCAAGCAGCATACCAATTCTGACTCTAGAAAGTGAAGACAACCGTCAAAGGCTGTAAGCATAAGCGGATCCAGAGCGGACAAAAATGACAGACGACAGAATAATAGTACTAAAGAGGAAGGCATTCGAAAGACAGAGTGTGATACTGATAACAATGACCACCACTCCCTCCATATTGTAATGGTGCAGAGCGCATTCTTGTATAGACAGATCCGAAATTTGATAAGCCAGAGATTAGTAGTGTGTGTGCAGAGCGGATTCTGTACTTTTCTAGGACCACTCACTATCTTTAATTCACAGATACTACAATGGACTTTGATCTTGAGTAAAGCATGAAGAAGATTAAGACTGGTCGTTTTGGAACAAAACATGATTAAACATAACATATGATGAAGACTAAAAGAAGTTTCACAAAACATGATGGATAACAGATGTAAAATCTCAATAGCCATAAAGACATGTAAGTTGTGACCAGCAAACCATTACATACGTGCACCTCCTCTGTCATGCAAAATTCCATTCCTGCACATTTAGCAGTGATTGGCACACTCTTTGAAGACCagaaatcctaaaataattattaaacTCTAAAACGCCCTGAAAATGATCTTGTTCTTCAACATACAAGTTCTCTCAACGTTTAAGACGAGTATGCAGATATAAACGTATCACCTAGATCATTTTGCTTCACACTTCCTGAATTAAAATTTGATTCATTTCAGTTATCATTTAATCTGATGATTAGATGATTTAGGCCTTGCTTTT
The DNA window shown above is from Coffea arabica cultivar ET-39 chromosome 5e, Coffea Arabica ET-39 HiFi, whole genome shotgun sequence and carries:
- the LOC113688984 gene encoding organelle RRM domain-containing protein 2, mitochondrial isoform X1, yielding MALRAAAKTAATAATAASPRGLRSLLFSTSTFPFNLPQSQTEKPPPAEPSTNLFVSGLSKRTTTEGLRTAFEKFGQVVDAKVVTDRASGFSKGFGFVRYGSLEDAAAGIEGMDGKFLDGWVIFAEYARPRNTLPPPQNSFPRGVNNTRFQS
- the LOC113688984 gene encoding organelle RRM domain-containing protein 2, mitochondrial isoform X2 produces the protein MAMKAAAIKLKAAAAPSTGFRALLFSTSRFPFNQPSPAQKPPPAEPSTNLFVSGLSKRTTTEGLRTAFEKFGQVVDAKVVTDRASGFSKGFGFVRYGSLEDAAAGIEGMDGKFLDGWVIFAEYARPRNTLPPPQNSFPRGVNNTRFQS
- the LOC113691037 gene encoding uncharacterized protein isoform X1, which codes for MRFLREFMACCGSCSSTSTVKEEARLLVASAPPPGSETCGIRGRKRGRATGTGRSGRNSSSGGEWRPSLSSICEDNVLHERNKIDHHRHHHDHQEVPITVVQSSSSSSPSSERSLKRKITSAARPRSHCPREDVSFRRPAVHAVMPTFSPAPFMF
- the LOC113691037 gene encoding uncharacterized protein isoform X2; amino-acid sequence: MRFLREFMACCGSCSSTSTVKEEARLLVASAPPPGSETCGIRGRKRGRATGTGRSGRNSSSGGEWRPSLSSICEDNVLHERNKIDHHRHHHDHQEVPITVVQSSSSSSPSSERSLKRKITSAARPRSHCPREDVRRPAVHAVMPTFSPAPFMF
- the LOC113690599 gene encoding organic cation/carnitine transporter 4-like codes for the protein MTEAASRDPNVPDLQTPFLPRGKDADGGDYRKHEKLCIDDMLQKYCGEFGFWQLRHFILASLAWALEAFHTMVMIFADREPGWRCLDGAAGSGCYPEAKSVCELEPGSWEWIGGPGTSTVAEFGLVCGQKYKVGLVQALFFGGCMIGAGVFGHLSDSRLGRKGSLIVVCILNGIFGCLTALSPGYRTYVLLRVLTGFSTGGAGLCSFVLSTEPIGPTKRGIAGMSTFYFFSGGIAVLSGIAYIFQSWRNLYIASSIPSVVFLAILCPFVSESPRWCLIRGKLSKAMKIMTNVAKSNGKHLPDGVILALDDDVYNHESKVRSDGKTDSGSKEAVTGSVVDVVRFPVTRVRLFLAVAINFTCSVVYYGLSLNVVNLGTNLYLGVLLNAVAELPAYFLTAILLDRFGRKPLAIGTQWFSGLFCVIGCLFKWFGTLEVVQMICGVLGIFGMAGTYNLLFIYTVELFPTVVRNAALGCATQAAQMGAILSPFVVVLGGGLPFAVFGACGILGGVLAYGLPETLNKPLYDTMTGMEDGEREGTVV